The sequence below is a genomic window from Colletotrichum destructivum chromosome 4, complete sequence.
TATACCCGCACGAACGAGCTTCGTCCGCTTCTAGATTCATCTCAATCGTCTATACCCACGACAATCAGTACCGTCACAATGTTCGCTACCAGagtcctccgccaggctgCTGCCCACGCCGAGCGCGTTCCCAGCATCAggttcctcggccgccgcacCATTCCTTGTAcgtctcctctcttctcacTCTCTTCTCTCGTTCTAGTTCACGGCGCTGACAAGACCCGCTCGTAGCCTCCATTGACCACACCCCCGCCCCTCACCCGGCCTCGCCCACCGGCAAGCTGCCCGCCAACTTCGGCAATGGCTCTGCCTCCCCCAAGCACACCAGCTTCAGCTCCTACCGCGATCACGCCCAGCAGCATGGTCCCCTGCAGCGCTCCATCAGCtctggcgtcggcggcgcctcggGCCACAGCCTCGGCTCCGTCGTGCCCCCGTCCGGCGTCGCCTTTGACCGCTCCGAGCTGCCCGCTCgcttccgccgccagcccatcgacatggccgagatcgaggccgtcgagtcCGGCGGTgccgccctcttcggctGAGTTGCCGCTCAGCCCGGCTCAGTAGCAACGGCCGGCACGGAGGGAGCGCGTCTTTTTGATCTACATGAACGACTAGAAGAGAAAAGATGGGCCGCCATCACGATCAGACCATCCGCGGGCAGGAAACGAAAAAACAACGAGCGATGAAGGGGGGTTGAATAGGGTGGACCACGGGGGAAAAATACAAGGCGGGCACGGGGTGGTGTACACGGAGACGCGAGACTACATTACGATGGACATGACCCCCCGTCCATcacaaagaagaaaagccCCCAGGATTGGGGCTTTCGGCAGGACACGGGATACTCGGCAACCGTCAACTACGTCACGGGACCCGCGACGAGATGGCGAGGGGCACAAGTAAGGGCTTGGCAGTGAGGAAAGGGCCGGCGGCTTTCGCGTTACCGTTTCTTACTGCAAGTTACGGGCGTATGCTTGCGAGAGGAGACTGAACAACTCCCCCTCCTTATCGCCAAGCGGGAGCTGCTTCGCCGGGGACCACGGGAGCTTGCTCTGCTGGGCTACTGGACATATCAACAACAAATGCGGGCAAGACCTGTTTGCCCGTGTCTCTAGCTTTGGCCTCCTTTTTCTCATTTTCCTTTACCCATTCTCACATGGAGACTCCCAAGCACCCCCGACTAGTCTCGAGCTCCGTCACACAGAACACCACCGTGCATAGATGCATACAAAATACAAAAATTCTAAAACAAAAATACGATCGAATTCACCTTGCTCAGGATACTTGCTGACATGTGCCGGAACTGCACCTAACTGACGCCATGTGAAAGGAGGCTCCTCCGATGACTTCCATGTCCGCCAATGTCATCAACTTTCGGGACTGCGAGCCAATGCTTAGCGACAACTAGTCGACGCATGTGACAGCTTTCATGCAGCGTGGTCGAACCACCTGCGTCCGTAGCTCCGGGACCTTGGGAGAAACGTGCCCCTCGAGGGGGAGCATTGACGTTTAGCTACCTATCCGCGCAACAAGCTAACAGCCCTCCCCGGTACCCCAACTTGCCAAAACCATCCGATCGTTTCCTGTTTCCAGTTTCCCGCTTCCGTCATTTCCCGAGGTAGCCGACTTGACGAAAAGCCCGGTCGCCTTAGCCACCAAATTTGACAGTGGGGGCTCTGTGAAGAAGAGATCTGTGCGGGAGCACCAGCCATCTTATCAACTCAGAGACGAAGCTCAAGCCACAGACATCGGGAGAACACCGGGACATCATTATGGTGCTGCCACCTCATCATGTGACATCGTGATTTGCTGACTAATCCATATAGTCCAGCTCCACTCGCTGTCCCGGCGTCATCGGAAGCACCCGTCGATTCGACATTGACGAAGAGCTCCAGCGTCACCCAATCACGCGACATCCATCACATCGCCACCAAAAATAACGATCCTGGAGCAATAACAGGCACACTACTTCTCCACTTAAAAAGTCGTTGCATCGAAAGATCTCATCTCGAAACCGCTTGACAACCCAGCCAACAGCCAAAGCTGCCCCCGTCGCAAGAGATCCAATGCGTTTCCCGTCGCAAACCCCTACAACTCCCTCCGAACCGACACAGACGAACATAGAAAGAAACACCGCTGCAACCCTACTCCCCGGAATCTGCATTTAGCCCGCCGGTTCCGTGCATCATTAGGGTCCTTTCTTTGTCCATCACCTCGCCCAGGCGGCCAGTCGAGGGGAACGAACGCCTCCCTTGCAGACAGATATAAGACACCAACATCTCCAAGACCAGTCGCGTCTCTAGGTCTCGCCTGGTATGAACATCACGCCCCAGCTTACGGCTGCAGTCTCTCCAAAATGAACGTCGACCTCGTGGACCTCGTCTTCCTAACCCGTTCGCAACCCCCAGCTTCGAtttcttcgtcttccgtcccctcctcttccgctATCGACTACGAGAAGCACGCAATGCCAGACCCCAacaacgacgccgccgcgcccgagACGTGCCCCGTCGACCATAAGGCCCGCGAGGCCTGGCTGCAGCACGCCCGTGCCGCGaacccggccgaggcgcaTCCTCACCCGCCACAACCCGTCGTCTCTTCCGTCGACATCCCGCCAACGCAGTCGCAGTCCTGGACCCAGTCCCTGCTATCACTGACTcccttctcgtcgtcgtcgtcgtcttctcctgTTTCAAACACcacatcgacaacaccatcCGCGTCGTCCGCCTCCAACACCGCCGAGGCCTGTCCTGTTGATCACAAGTCCCGTGAAGCATGGCTCGCCCAGGCCCGCGCTGCAAGCGCCGCAGCAAACCCTCACGTACAACCCGCTGACCAACAAACTCCTTCTAAACCCCTCGACCAGGCGCCATCACAGCCCTCACGATCCTGGACCCAGTCCCTCAAGTCATACATCCCATTcgcctccccttcctcctccgcagCACAAGATGCGCCGAACCCTGCGCGCTCACCGACCACGAAATCGGGCCTCGACACCGAGCGCGAGGTCTCGACGATCCCCCGGACGGCAACCTCGGCGTACCCGGGCGACAGCCGGCCCTCGAATCACGAGCAGGAgacgggcgccgacgaggcgacgGGCAACTGGATTTACCCTTCTCAAAAGATGTTCTTCGACGCCATGAAGCGCAAGGGTCACGATACGCGCGCTGCCGACATGGCGACCGTCGTGCCCATCCACAACGCTGTGAACGAGAGGGCCTGGAAGGAGATTAAAGAGTGGGAGCAGCCCTATCTCGAGGGCACTGCGTAAGACTGTCCCGCTCCTCTTTCCCACCGCGTCTCCCCAACTCTTCCATCCCGCCGAGAGTGATTCCCGGCGTTGAATAGACAGACGTGACTGACAGGAAGACAGCTGCGACGGCCCCAAGCTCCACTCGTTCCTCGGGCTCAGCACAAACATGTCTCCCAAGGCGCGCATCAACACGCTGCTGGGCTACACGCCGCCCTTCGATCGCCACGACTGGATCGTCGACCGCTGTGGTGTGCAGGTTGAGTACGTCATCGACTTCTACGCCGGTCGGCCGGATGCCCACGGCAAGCCGAGTTTCTACCTCGACGTGCGTCCGAAGCTGAACAGCTGGGAGGGCGTCAAGATGCGCGCGCTTCGGGGTGTGGGGCTGTCTTGAGCATGGATCGCAAGGCGAGGGGCTCCCGTgaaagaggaagatgaaAATGTACAAATAATGTATGAGTGTTGTTTGGTATAGTATCTGTACACATGTGACAGCATTGGGACCGGCGTAGCTTACCTCATGGAGGAGGGATACCTTTGAAAGAGACTGATCTCTGTTTTGGAGAGGCAGGTCGTGTTGGCTTCCGTCTCAGGGAGGAACCGCATCCCACTCAATTGATTTCGAGAATTTCTTACTCTAGACATGCCCAAATGGAGATTGCCATTGTCGAAGGGACGAGGATGCCTTGGGTGAAAACATGACCCTTAACTCGATTGGACAATATCAGTCGGCATACTAACCTATGGGCTGAAGCCGTTGCAGTTCTCGACAGTACCTGTCTCCCAGAAGAAACTGTAAGTCGTTTGATCCCCATCGTCCGAATTACTAGCCATTGGGGATTTGTTTGAATCATGGCAGCATCACAGAGCTCACATGACCTCATAGGCACATCAATTCTCTGGGTAAAGACGACAATGGCTTGAGGGACTCTAGTTTGTCTCTGAAAACTTTGTTCGCCGGGAGAGATGAGTCGTAGCGAAGAGACCACTCACGCCCGTTTCTTAGCATCCGATCGATCCATCGACCATTGTCTCCCAGGCTTCTGTTGATCTCCGGAGATGAAACATGGCCCAATTCCTGCCGCAACTGTGCCGCACCTCCAGAAGATTCCATGCGGTTGGCTGGTCTCACCACAGCCTGGAGTTCGCCAAGGAACCACTTGTGCTTACCTTTTCGGCAGCCCGTCTTTCCCCTCCATTCTCGAGTCTCATTTGCTGTCTCTACGTCTTTTCCTCCTTGTTTCACCTTGTCCTCCAACTTTCTGGACGCCCTCTGGCAACCAGACCTCGACTATGTTCCAGCCGATTCTCCACCGGTTGGGGCCGGTGGTTGTCCAGATTGTCCCCCGCCGCTCCGGCTCCTCGGTCCGGTTCTCACACATGTCCGGCGGTCGGCCATCGCCTTTCCAAGTCTTCGGCCGTTCCGGAGCACCCTTCGGATTACCAGTAGCAACAGTTCAACACCATGTCAGATCTATCGCAACCCGTCGCCGCGTCGCTGAAGCTCCAACCCAATCCCATCACACTACTATCACTACTCCTCCAAGGAGACCGAGGCGGATATTTCAAAAGCTCATGTCTCTCCTCTGCGGCCTGGGCCTCACAGCATACGCCGCCGACAGGTTCTACCTAGGAAGCGTGGTGATGCGCAGCGCTAGGGCCTACGGGACCATGgctctcgtcggcctcgactACAAGCTGCACCTCGGGAACCGGCCCtacgtcgccggcgtgcccCCCGACACACTTCACGACCGCAACGCCCGCCGTGTCTGCGACATGCTGAAGCGCAACGGTGGGCTCTATCTCAAggccggccaggccgtcgccATGCAGGCCGGCGGCATTTTGCCCGAGGCCTACCAGCGCGCCTTCTCCGAGAcgttcgacgacgccgcgagggcgccctgggccgacgtcgaggccgtcgtccgcGGGGACTTTGGGCAGTCCGTAGAGCAGGTCTTCGgagccgacgccgtcgagcacgAGCCCCGCGCGGCGGCTTCCATTGCGCAGGTTCACTATGCCCGCCTGTCGGACGGCCGCGAGATCGCTATCAAGGTCCAGCGCAGACAGATCGCCGCCCAGGTGTCCTCGGACCTGTCGACGCTCAAGTATGTTgctcccacccccccctcgtTACTCATTCATTGATCCTTGAACCCAATCGAAAAATCTGAAGTCACGTTTCGTTTGCAAACCACCCCTCGGAGCGTCCCGACGGCTGACACTTCACCTACCGCGTCCCCCCATAGGCGCATGATCGAGTACACCGCCGAAGCGACCTCGATCCCCATGGGCTCCCTCGGGGGCTTCGTCATGAACCACGTCATGCAGGAGACCGACTTCAAGAACGAGAGGGCCAACGCCGAGcgcgtcgccggcttcgtccGCGACGACCCGCGGCTCCGCGGCCGCGTCCACATCCCTGTGGTCTACCCCGAGCTCAGTTCGAAGCGAGTCCTGACGACGGAATGGATTCACGGCCGCAAACTGTGGGACAAGGACGGCATCACGGCGCCGTATACGCCGGCGCCCattggcggcagcgacggcgggcTGGGTCTCGGCCTGCGCGAGGTCATGgagaccgtcgtcgagctcttCTCGGCCCAGATGTTCCGCTACGGATTCGTCCACTGCGACCCCCACCCGGGCAACATCCTCGTCCGGCGCACGCCGTTGGGGAAACCCGAGATCGTCCTGCTGGATCACGGCCTCTACGTCACCTTGTCCGACAACCTGCGGCGGCAGTACGCACTGTTCTGGAAAGCCCTCCTGACgcaggacgccgagggcctGAAGCGGGTGTCGCGGGCCTGGGGCATGGAGGACCCGGCGCCGTGGGCCGACGCGTTGGCGATGAGGTCCGGGAAGCAGCCGGGGCCCGCGCgcggggaggagacggccCGGGAGCGCGAGGAGCGCATgatcgccgaggcggccgggtATTTCGGGGAGGACGGGCTGTGGCCGCCGGagctcgtcttcctcgagcGCAACCTGGGGCTAGTGCAGGGCAGCAACCGGCATCTCGGGTCGCCGGTGAACCGCGTCAAGATGGTCGGGGCCGCGGCCATacgcgccgtcgccgtcgacggccagggcGCCGGGCGGCGGGAGCCGCTGTGGGAGAGGGCGCGGTCGCGCTGGTCGCTTTTCCTGTTGGACTTGGCGTTTTGCCTCAGCAGCGTCAGGCAGTATTTCGGGTACGGCGGCGGGTTCGAGGAGGACctgaaggaggaggaggatagGTCGGCGCGGGAGCTGAAGGATGCGTTGGCGGTCGTGTTGGGCGTCGCGGTGGACTAGCATGTTCTGTCTGCGGATGTTGGGTTTTCGGATTGTAGATATGGACAcctcccctccttcaccTGCCGGAGGATATTCGTCCCGGCCTATGTATTAAAGATACCCCCCTCAGATACCCCCTTCTCACAACACATGAACAATTTAACCAAGTTTGTCGCTTACGAGCAAGAGATCCAGCGGCAATCGATGAAATCGTGACGGAACGAATGATAAATTCCTATCGGTCGGGGGTGTAGACTGCGATTGAGCTCATGATTCATGATAGATCGAACATGAAAGACGAACCTGAGCTGGGCGTTTACTTGGAACCACCAACTTCTTCTACTTGTTAGATGTAGAGTTTGGAGATCTGTAGCGAATCACAAGTGGCTTTGAAACAACCGCTGCCATCTCCGAAAGCAGTTGAAGTTGGCCGTGTTGACCGCCAAGTTGTCCATCGCGATTAATGACAGGAGACGGCACCGTTTTTAGTCGCCAAATGTCCTCCATAGCATATGCGAATCTATGCAATCTTGTTTTGTTCAACTCGTACTTGCTATTGCAATTGTGTCTCCGTCTGACGCCAGACATATCTCGCGCTTGTTTCGCTCAGGCCCTAAATCATTTGTGAGTCACTCATAGGCGTCGATGGCAGGCCCCTGGAGCGGAAGCGAAGATCATGGGCTCCATTTTTGCATTTAGGAAAATGCCGAACGCAGAACTCAGAAACGGTTACGTAGGCTTTCTTTGCACGTTAGTTGAACCCAAAATACCCTTCTGACCAAGAAAGCAGGGTGTGGGCACCTTGAGTGCTAGAGTTGTAAGTTGTTGTAGGTTGGCAGGAGGCCCAAGGCTGGTACAGCGTGGTTCATCCGAGCAAATCACAAACCCATCTCTATTTTACTCTTAAGAAACACTTCAGACGAAACAAAATCTTCAATCTGGAAATCATTCATGTCTGTCTGCCTCTCGTACTACTTGCAAAGATGCTCGCTGGTCTGCGTGGGTTCACTGCTCAGTAAAAGGCTGTGAGCTTTTTCAACATGGATTCAAATCCGCTTGGACCTCTAAACTAAAGGACGGGAActaaaaaaaagaaaacaaaaacatacaacaccaggtattcgctgaTCGTCACCGACtcaactactaatccggccctcactggcttatctatgggagagcggacgggatcccgagttttccagtgggtatggtcgtatgtgtTTGTTTTCGAGAGTCGAGATGGCTATATAGGATGGTGGGCGACGGCAAGGGGACAGCAAGCCTGGATGACAATGAGACACCGGGAAACATGTGTCATCGTGATGTAGGCCCTATCTAATCTCATCATGCGATTTTCATCTCATATTAAACGTCGGATTAAAAGAAGGTGAGCTCTACTCCGTTGAGATGGGCAAGACAGGCAATTAGACAGAGACTACTCTTGGAATTGTCTGTTACCACTTAAACATGCTACACATAGACAGCTACAGCAGTGTTCAGAGGGGAGCCAACAAGTATAATGCATGTGTTTACTACCAGCCGCTTCCACTGCTTATCTATGAAATGATAAGTTATTACTTGCCTCTTATTCCATAGGCTGGCTGGCACCGCTGGGAGATATAGGGGCATGTAAGTCGTCTGGGTATGATCTAGGCAAGATCGACACCTCTCTTAATTCGACTACAAAGTCTAGTCGCGATGT
It includes:
- a CDS encoding Putative alpha-ketoglutarate dehydrogenase component 4/YMR-31 → MFATRVLRQAAAHAERVPSIRFLGRRTIPSSIDHTPAPHPASPTGKLPANFGNGSASPKHTSFSSYRDHAQQHGPLQRSISSGVGGASGHSLGSVVPPSGVAFDRSELPARFRRQPIDMAEIEAVESGGAALFG
- a CDS encoding Putative holocytochrome c/c1 synthase, translated to MPDPNNDAAAPETCPVDHKAREAWLQHARAANPAEAHPHPPQPVVSSVDIPPTQSQSWTQSLLSLTPFSSSSSSSPVSNTTSTTPSASSASNTAEACPVDHKSREAWLAQARAASAAANPHVQPADQQTPSKPLDQAPSQPSRSWTQSLKSYIPFASPSSSAAQDAPNPARSPTTKSGLDTEREVSTIPRTATSAYPGDSRPSNHEQETGADEATGNWIYPSQKMFFDAMKRKGHDTRAADMATVVPIHNAVNERAWKEIKEWEQPYLEGTACDGPKLHSFLGLSTNMSPKARINTLLGYTPPFDRHDWIVDRCGVQVEYVIDFYAGRPDAHGKPSFYLDVRPKLNSWEGVKMRALRGVGLS
- a CDS encoding Putative ABC1 atypical kinase-like domain, protein kinase-like domain superfamily; translation: MFQPILHRLGPVVVQIVPRRSGSSVRFSHMSGGRPSPFQVFGRSGAPFGLPVATVQHHVRSIATRRRVAEAPTQSHHTTITTPPRRPRRIFQKLMSLLCGLGLTAYAADRFYLGSVVMRSARAYGTMALVGLDYKLHLGNRPYVAGVPPDTLHDRNARRVCDMLKRNGGLYLKAGQAVAMQAGGILPEAYQRAFSETFDDAARAPWADVEAVVRGDFGQSVEQVFGADAVEHEPRAAASIAQVHYARLSDGREIAIKVQRRQIAAQVSSDLSTLKRMIEYTAEATSIPMGSLGGFVMNHVMQETDFKNERANAERVAGFVRDDPRLRGRVHIPVVYPELSSKRVLTTEWIHGRKLWDKDGITAPYTPAPIGGSDGGLGLGLREVMETVVELFSAQMFRYGFVHCDPHPGNILVRRTPLGKPEIVLLDHGLYVTLSDNLRRQYALFWKALLTQDAEGLKRVSRAWGMEDPAPWADALAMRSGKQPGPARGEETAREREERMIAEAAGYFGEDGLWPPELVFLERNLGLVQGSNRHLGSPVNRVKMVGAAAIRAVAVDGQGAGRREPLWERARSRWSLFLLDLAFCLSSVRQYFGYGGGFEEDLKEEEDRSARELKDALAVVLGVAVD